In the Pseudolabrys taiwanensis genome, one interval contains:
- a CDS encoding FAD binding domain-containing protein: MKPAPFAYHKARSLDDALAHLAAHKDARLLAGGQSLIATLNMRLSAPTLLVDINGIAGLDRIEVKGDAIEIGALVRHAQAERSDVIAKHVPLIARAMPHIAHPAIRNRGTLGGSIAFADPAAELPACLLALGGAIVASGPNGTRAIKADDFFKGLFETALSPDEIVTALRVPMARPDSRIGFAELARRHGDYAIVGLAATARTTGEKLADVRLAYFGVGDTPVRARKAETALAEGNIDDAVGALDLSPHDDVQATAATKKHLAGVLLRRVAKQLMEAVHA, translated from the coding sequence GTGAAGCCGGCGCCATTCGCGTATCATAAGGCGCGGTCGCTCGACGACGCTTTGGCCCACCTCGCCGCCCACAAGGATGCGCGGCTGCTGGCCGGTGGGCAGAGCCTCATCGCGACCCTCAACATGCGGCTGTCGGCGCCCACCCTGCTCGTCGACATCAACGGCATCGCCGGGCTCGACCGCATCGAGGTGAAAGGCGATGCCATCGAGATCGGCGCGCTGGTGCGCCACGCGCAGGCCGAACGATCCGATGTCATTGCCAAGCATGTCCCGCTGATCGCCCGCGCGATGCCGCATATCGCGCATCCCGCCATTCGCAACCGCGGCACGCTCGGCGGCTCGATCGCCTTTGCCGATCCGGCGGCGGAGCTGCCGGCCTGTCTTTTGGCGCTCGGCGGCGCGATCGTTGCGAGCGGCCCGAACGGCACAAGGGCGATCAAGGCCGACGATTTCTTCAAGGGCCTGTTCGAGACGGCGTTGTCGCCCGATGAGATTGTGACCGCGCTGCGCGTTCCGATGGCCAGGCCCGACAGCCGTATCGGCTTTGCCGAATTGGCGCGCCGCCACGGGGATTACGCGATCGTTGGACTTGCCGCGACCGCACGCACGACGGGCGAGAAACTTGCGGACGTCCGGCTCGCTTACTTCGGCGTCGGCGACACGCCGGTTCGCGCGCGCAAGGCGGAAACCGCGTTGGCGGAGGGCAACATCGACGACGCCGTCGGCGCGCTTGACCTCTCGCCGCACGACGATGTGCAGGCTACCGCCGCGACCAAGAAGCATCTGGCCGGCGTCTTGCTCCGGCGCGTGGCCAAGCAATTGATGGAGGCGGTTCATGCCTGA
- a CDS encoding fumarylacetoacetate hydrolase family protein yields MKLASYRVRGRESYGAVVGDGVVDLKLRLGTRYETALDLLRDGALDNARAAAEGVRADYRLSEVEMLPPLLAPEKILCIGINYLNRNADYGDQEIPKYPSMFYRAPDSLVGHRQPIVRPVESEQLDYEGEIAIVIGKVGRRIAPETALDHVVGVTLCNEGTIRDWLRHGKFNVTQGKNWDATGSIGPWIVTSDEVDLTKPLHLTVRVNGAVVQDDNTGNMIKSFADLIAYVSTFMTLKPGDIIVSGTPVKLVKSDPPVWLKPGDTIEVECPEIGILRNEVVAEQ; encoded by the coding sequence ATGAAATTGGCAAGCTACAGGGTGAGGGGGCGCGAGAGCTATGGCGCGGTGGTCGGCGACGGTGTGGTCGATCTCAAGCTGCGGCTCGGAACGCGCTACGAAACCGCGCTCGATCTGCTGCGCGACGGCGCGCTCGACAATGCGCGTGCCGCCGCCGAAGGCGTGCGGGCGGATTACCGGTTGAGCGAAGTGGAAATGCTGCCGCCGCTCCTGGCGCCGGAGAAGATCCTCTGCATCGGCATCAATTACCTCAATCGCAATGCCGATTACGGCGACCAGGAGATTCCGAAATATCCGAGCATGTTCTATCGCGCGCCGGATTCGCTTGTCGGCCATCGGCAGCCGATCGTGCGTCCAGTCGAATCGGAGCAGCTCGATTACGAAGGCGAGATCGCGATCGTTATCGGCAAGGTGGGACGCCGGATCGCGCCCGAGACCGCGCTCGATCACGTCGTCGGCGTCACCTTGTGTAACGAAGGAACCATTCGCGACTGGCTGCGCCATGGCAAGTTCAATGTGACGCAAGGCAAGAACTGGGACGCGACCGGCAGCATCGGCCCCTGGATCGTCACCAGCGACGAAGTCGACCTCACCAAGCCGTTGCATCTCACGGTCCGCGTCAACGGCGCGGTCGTGCAGGACGACAACACCGGCAACATGATCAAGTCGTTCGCGGACCTCATTGCCTATGTCTCGACCTTCATGACGTTGAAGCCGGGAGACATCATCGTGTCCGGCACCCCGGTGAAGCTCGTGAAGAGCGATCCGCCGGTCTGGCTGAAGCCGGGCGATACGATCGAAGTCGAATGTCCGGAGATTGGAATTTTGCGTAACGAGGTTGTCGCCGAACAATGA
- a CDS encoding cyclase family protein: MNIKVGRQAIEEASKKLSNWGRWGKDDHIGTLNHVTPEDIVKAASLIRTGKVFALGIPLDRTGPQTGLFGGRFNPIHQMLATGTDAIAGQQDWNKIRYADDTIMLCVQGATHWDALGHIFYEDKAYNGHDAKLIDARGLSVLGIEHSKNKMIGRGVLLDIARFRKVKWMQDGESISNDELDKCAKQQNVEIRKGDFVIVRTGQMERCLAEGEWGGYAGGDAPGVKFENCYWSQDKQIAAICTDTWGVEVRPNETTEANQPWHWVVIPAMGLCMGEIFYLKELAEDCEQDGVYEFFFCGPPLIITGGTGSPINPQAIK; this comes from the coding sequence ATGAACATCAAGGTCGGCAGACAGGCGATCGAAGAAGCCTCCAAAAAGCTCTCCAACTGGGGCCGCTGGGGTAAAGACGACCATATCGGCACCCTGAACCACGTCACCCCGGAGGATATCGTCAAGGCTGCCAGCCTGATCCGCACCGGCAAAGTGTTCGCGCTCGGTATCCCGCTCGACAGAACGGGGCCGCAGACCGGTCTGTTTGGTGGCCGTTTCAACCCGATCCACCAGATGCTGGCTACCGGCACGGATGCGATCGCCGGCCAGCAGGACTGGAACAAGATCCGTTATGCGGACGACACAATAATGCTCTGCGTCCAAGGCGCGACTCATTGGGATGCGCTCGGCCACATTTTCTATGAGGACAAGGCCTATAACGGCCACGACGCCAAGCTGATCGATGCCCGTGGCTTGTCGGTGCTCGGCATCGAGCACTCGAAGAACAAGATGATCGGCCGCGGCGTGTTGCTCGACATCGCGCGCTTTCGAAAGGTGAAATGGATGCAGGACGGCGAGAGCATCTCGAACGATGAGCTCGACAAATGCGCCAAGCAACAGAACGTCGAGATCCGCAAAGGCGACTTCGTCATCGTCCGCACCGGTCAGATGGAGCGATGCCTCGCCGAAGGCGAGTGGGGCGGCTATGCGGGCGGCGACGCGCCGGGCGTCAAATTCGAAAACTGCTACTGGTCGCAAGATAAGCAGATCGCCGCGATCTGCACCGATACCTGGGGCGTCGAAGTACGACCGAACGAGACCACCGAAGCGAACCAACCCTGGCACTGGGTAGTGATCCCAGCTATGGGCCTGTGCATGGGCGAGATCTTCTATCTGAAGGAGCTTGCCGAGGACTGCGAGCAGGACGGCGTCTACGAGTTCTTCTTCTGCGGTCCGCCGCTGATCATCACCGGCGGCACCGGCTCGCCGATCAACCCGCAGGCAATCAAGTAG
- a CDS encoding isochorismatase family protein, whose amino-acid sequence MKCKLLAVAAGVLLGTAAHANIVDQWSSIPAPAPPALKPVTVDPKTTALLMLDFMPANCGKNERCLATLPAMKKLLERARAAKMPVVYTVIANTTAADVLKDVAPLPGEPSVLSGPDKFVRTDLEKILKDKGVNTVITVGTASNGAVLFTADAQRYDQVLIFLSLPATGEG is encoded by the coding sequence ATGAAGTGCAAACTGTTGGCCGTGGCCGCTGGCGTACTGTTGGGCACCGCTGCTCACGCGAACATTGTCGATCAATGGTCCAGCATTCCGGCGCCGGCGCCGCCCGCACTCAAGCCTGTGACAGTGGACCCGAAGACCACTGCGCTTCTCATGCTCGATTTCATGCCGGCCAACTGCGGGAAGAACGAGCGATGTCTGGCCACGCTGCCGGCCATGAAGAAGCTGCTGGAGCGCGCCCGCGCGGCCAAGATGCCGGTGGTTTACACGGTGATCGCGAATACGACGGCCGCTGACGTGTTGAAGGACGTTGCGCCGCTGCCGGGCGAGCCGAGCGTGTTGTCGGGCCCCGACAAGTTCGTTCGCACCGACCTTGAGAAGATACTCAAGGACAAAGGCGTCAATACCGTGATCACGGTCGGTACCGCGTCGAACGGCGCGGTGCTGTTCACGGCGGACGCGCAGCGATATGATCAAGTTCTGATCTTCTTATCCCTCCCCGCAACCGGGGAGGGATAA
- a CDS encoding 5-carboxymethyl-2-hydroxymuconate Delta-isomerase, which produces MPHIIAEYSANLEDCLDVQGLVDDLHRAAIEAQVAELAAIRSRAARRLHCRVADGNPANGFVHIVARLRVGRSEEQRKNLGQLLFDAADKRLAEVYKAHPLGLTVEIHEIDHLTFRRNTLRERAENVA; this is translated from the coding sequence ATGCCGCATATCATCGCCGAGTATTCGGCCAATCTGGAAGATTGTCTCGACGTCCAAGGACTTGTGGATGATTTGCACCGGGCGGCCATCGAGGCCCAAGTGGCGGAACTCGCGGCCATCCGCAGCCGTGCCGCGCGGCGCTTACATTGTCGCGTCGCCGACGGCAACCCCGCCAATGGTTTCGTTCACATTGTGGCGCGTCTGCGCGTCGGGCGCAGCGAGGAGCAGCGCAAGAACCTCGGACAACTGCTATTCGATGCCGCCGACAAACGGCTTGCTGAAGTATATAAAGCGCATCCTCTCGGCCTGACCGTCGAGATCCATGAGATCGATCATCTCACCTTCCGCCGCAACACGTTACGCGAACGCGCAGAGAACGTCGCTTAA
- a CDS encoding c-type cytochrome codes for MRDLIKECAFCHGDAGVAKDKDVPHLAGQQRDYLYNQLQAFHSGKRPHKEMRYMSRHMTEQEMRAIADYYASLPPR; via the coding sequence GTGCGCGATCTGATCAAGGAATGCGCCTTCTGCCACGGCGACGCCGGGGTGGCGAAGGACAAAGACGTGCCGCATCTCGCCGGCCAGCAGCGGGACTATCTCTACAACCAACTGCAAGCTTTCCACTCCGGCAAGCGGCCGCACAAGGAGATGCGTTACATGAGCCGGCATATGACCGAGCAGGAAATGCGCGCCATCGCCGACTATTACGCCAGCCTGCCGCCGCGCTGA
- the hisD gene encoding histidinol dehydrogenase, protein MARYLKRGMDATAIKAADAKVRETVETILAQVEEKKDAAIRDLSEKFDSWSPQSFRLSEQDIEHAIAQVPRRDLDDIRFAQAQVRNFAQKQRDTMLDLEVETLPGVVLGHKHIPVNAIGCYVPGGRYPMVASAHMSIVTAKVAGVKRIIACAPPFKGGPHPAIVAAMHFGGADEIYVLGGVQAVAAMALGTETVQPVDMIVGPGNAYVAEAKRQLFGRVGIDLLAGPTETLVIADDSVDGEICATDLLGQAEHGPTSPAVLLTNSEKLARDTMSEVERLLSILPTADAAGQAWKDYGEVIVCDSQDEMVREADRIASEHVQVMTRDPDYFLANMKNYGALFLGPRTNVAYGDKVIGTNHTLPTKKNARFTGGLWVGKFMKTCTYQKVLTDEASAMIGEYCSRLCILEGFVGHAEQANIRVRRYGGRNVPYGQAAE, encoded by the coding sequence ATGGCCCGCTATCTCAAGCGTGGAATGGATGCCACCGCGATCAAGGCAGCGGACGCCAAGGTGCGCGAAACGGTCGAGACCATCCTCGCGCAGGTGGAGGAAAAGAAAGACGCGGCCATTCGCGACCTGTCCGAGAAATTCGACAGCTGGTCGCCGCAGAGCTTCCGCCTGAGCGAGCAGGATATCGAGCACGCAATCGCGCAAGTGCCCAGGCGCGACCTCGACGACATCAGATTCGCGCAGGCGCAGGTCCGCAACTTCGCGCAGAAGCAGCGCGACACCATGCTCGACCTTGAAGTGGAAACATTGCCGGGCGTCGTGCTCGGCCACAAGCACATCCCGGTCAACGCCATTGGCTGCTATGTGCCGGGCGGGCGCTATCCGATGGTCGCCTCCGCACATATGTCGATCGTCACCGCCAAGGTCGCCGGCGTGAAGCGCATCATCGCCTGTGCGCCGCCGTTCAAGGGCGGGCCGCATCCGGCCATCGTCGCCGCGATGCATTTCGGCGGCGCCGACGAGATCTACGTGCTCGGCGGCGTACAGGCCGTCGCCGCGATGGCGCTCGGCACCGAGACCGTCCAGCCGGTCGATATGATCGTCGGCCCCGGCAACGCTTACGTGGCGGAAGCCAAACGCCAACTTTTCGGCCGCGTCGGCATCGACCTTCTCGCGGGGCCGACGGAAACACTGGTCATCGCCGATGACAGTGTCGACGGCGAAATCTGCGCCACCGACCTGCTCGGCCAAGCCGAGCATGGCCCGACCTCCCCCGCCGTGCTGCTGACCAATTCCGAAAAGCTCGCGCGCGATACCATGAGCGAAGTCGAACGGCTGCTGTCGATCCTGCCGACGGCCGACGCGGCCGGCCAGGCCTGGAAGGACTACGGCGAGGTCATCGTCTGCGACAGTCAGGATGAAATGGTGCGCGAGGCCGACCGCATCGCCTCCGAGCACGTGCAGGTGATGACGCGCGACCCCGACTACTTCCTCGCCAATATGAAGAACTACGGCGCGCTGTTTCTGGGGCCGCGCACCAACGTCGCCTATGGCGACAAGGTGATCGGCACCAATCACACCCTGCCGACCAAGAAGAACGCGCGGTTCACCGGCGGCCTGTGGGTCGGTAAGTTCATGAAGACCTGCACCTATCAAAAGGTGCTGACCGACGAAGCGAGCGCCATGATCGGGGAGTACTGCTCGCGGCTCTGCATCCTGGAAGGTTTCGTCGGCCATGCCGAACAGGCCAACATTCGCGTGCGCCGCTACGGCGGACGCAATGTGCCCTACGGACAGGCGGCGGAGTGA
- a CDS encoding DUF5666 domain-containing protein, translating to MMTAASAQQPTRIRGEIEKTDGTTLQVKDRRGATVNVKLADDARVSALVKASLADIKNDTFVGVAGMPRPDGSIEAFSIHIFLPAQRGVVPDRHGPWDARPGSTMTNAYVESKVEAKDGESLTVKYKDGEAKIAVTPATVITAVAVGDKSELKPGTAVIVMGGDKQPDGSVIAKTLYVGRGIVPAM from the coding sequence ATGATGACGGCCGCGTCGGCGCAGCAGCCGACACGCATCCGCGGCGAGATCGAGAAGACCGACGGCACAACGCTCCAGGTCAAGGACCGGCGCGGTGCGACGGTGAACGTCAAGCTGGCCGACGATGCGCGCGTTTCGGCGCTGGTGAAGGCCTCGCTGGCCGATATCAAGAACGATACTTTCGTCGGTGTCGCCGGCATGCCGCGGCCAGACGGCAGCATCGAGGCTTTTTCGATCCACATCTTTTTGCCGGCGCAGCGCGGCGTGGTGCCGGACCGGCATGGGCCGTGGGACGCACGTCCCGGCAGCACGATGACCAATGCCTATGTCGAGAGCAAGGTCGAGGCGAAAGACGGCGAGTCGCTCACCGTCAAATACAAGGACGGCGAGGCGAAGATCGCCGTCACGCCGGCAACCGTCATCACCGCCGTGGCCGTCGGCGACAAGAGCGAGCTGAAGCCGGGCACCGCGGTCATCGTTATGGGTGGCGACAAGCAGCCGGACGGCTCCGTGATCGCGAAAACGTTATACGTCGGTCGCGGTATCGTCCCGGCGATGTAG
- a CDS encoding (2Fe-2S)-binding protein, translated as MPEHSFDISLSVNGEAVAERVDARTTLVDFLREALGLTGSHVGCEHGVCGACTVRMNGEIVRGCLTLAVQCDGATVETIEGLSDSGEVADLQRAFEQRNALQCGFCTPGMVATAQDLLARGGVPSRAEIREHISGNYCRCTGYHAIVDAVEAVAKQRAGAAE; from the coding sequence ATGCCTGAGCACAGCTTCGACATATCGCTCTCGGTGAATGGCGAAGCCGTAGCCGAGCGTGTCGATGCGCGCACGACCTTGGTCGACTTCCTGCGTGAGGCGTTGGGCCTCACCGGCAGCCATGTCGGCTGCGAGCATGGCGTCTGCGGCGCCTGCACCGTGCGCATGAACGGTGAGATCGTGCGCGGCTGCCTGACGCTCGCGGTGCAATGCGACGGCGCGACCGTGGAGACCATCGAAGGGCTCTCTGACTCCGGCGAGGTGGCCGATCTGCAGCGCGCGTTCGAGCAGCGCAACGCCTTGCAATGCGGCTTCTGCACCCCGGGCATGGTGGCGACGGCGCAGGACCTGCTCGCGCGTGGCGGCGTGCCGAGCCGCGCGGAAATCCGCGAGCACATCTCCGGCAATTACTGCCGCTGCACCGGCTATCATGCCATCGTCGACGCCGTCGAGGCGGTCGCCAAGCAACGCGCGGGGGCTGCGGAATGA
- a CDS encoding xanthine dehydrogenase family protein molybdopterin-binding subunit, whose product MKIVDDSPPVLTALDRPNSYIGRSVPRPNLQRLTQGRGQYVSDIMLPRMGHVAFVRSPHAHARIVGIATDAAKKAPGVIAVVTGAELAEVMTPWVGVLTHLKGLKSAPQHAIAVDRACWRGEAVCAVVATTRARAEDAAELVEVTYEELPAVVDPETALDPKTPLIHQSLGDNLCFERRLDAGEVDKAFAEADAVVETTFRTGRHTGVTNEPRSIVADWNEGEQRLTVYQGTQAPHMMQDLFAKHLGLTYAQVRVLTKDVGGSFGIKVHTYADEMAAVALSKLLKRPVKFVADRIESFVTDIHARDHRIKAKIGVKNDGTITAFEIDDLTGIGPYSVYPRTSGIEANQVVNLVGGPYKCPNYRAQTRVVFTNKNVMCQYRAVGHPVAVAVTEGLVELAAAKIGMDPLELRRRNLIPDDAYPTQSASGLKFELLSHHEALAHLDSMMNYAGLRAEQKRLRAQGIYRGIGFASFIEVTNPSAAFYGVGGARITSQDGATVKLDAQGAVVIQSGVTEQGQGTEAVLAQCVASSFGIAIDKVRVIIGDTDNTPYGGGTWASRAAGIGGEAAWQAGKALRDNVLAVAGAMLQAKPGDLDIRNGVVVDKGTGNERLPLEELARVAYFRPDTLPAGVQAELMVTRHYVPRGWPFAFTNGIQASYLEVDIDTGFVKLLDHWCVEDCGTIINPQLVNEQIRGGVVQGIGAALYEQCLYDERGQMLNGNMADYLVPMATEMPDIQCGHVVSPTADSELGAKGAGEAGTAGAPACIMNAINDALRPLAAEPLTDMPFTPDKILQALGKV is encoded by the coding sequence ATGAAGATCGTCGACGACTCGCCACCCGTGCTGACCGCGCTCGATCGGCCGAACTCCTATATCGGCCGTTCCGTGCCGCGGCCGAACCTGCAGCGCCTGACGCAAGGCCGCGGCCAGTATGTCAGCGACATCATGCTGCCGCGCATGGGGCATGTCGCCTTCGTGCGGTCGCCGCACGCCCATGCCCGCATCGTCGGTATCGCCACCGACGCCGCGAAAAAGGCGCCGGGCGTGATCGCGGTCGTCACCGGCGCCGAACTCGCCGAGGTGATGACACCCTGGGTCGGCGTGCTGACGCATCTCAAGGGCCTGAAATCGGCGCCGCAGCACGCCATCGCCGTCGACCGCGCCTGTTGGCGCGGCGAAGCCGTCTGCGCCGTTGTAGCCACCACCCGCGCCCGCGCCGAGGATGCCGCGGAGCTGGTCGAGGTGACGTACGAAGAACTGCCCGCGGTCGTCGATCCGGAAACGGCGCTCGATCCGAAGACGCCGTTAATCCATCAAAGCCTCGGCGACAACCTGTGTTTCGAACGCAGGCTCGACGCCGGAGAGGTCGACAAAGCCTTCGCCGAAGCCGATGCCGTGGTGGAAACGACCTTCCGCACCGGCCGCCATACCGGGGTCACCAATGAGCCGCGCTCCATCGTCGCCGACTGGAACGAGGGCGAACAACGCCTGACCGTCTATCAGGGCACGCAGGCGCCGCACATGATGCAAGACCTGTTCGCCAAGCATCTCGGGCTCACTTACGCGCAGGTGCGCGTCCTGACCAAGGACGTCGGCGGCTCGTTCGGCATCAAGGTACACACTTACGCCGACGAAATGGCCGCGGTGGCGCTGTCGAAGCTGCTCAAGCGGCCCGTCAAGTTCGTCGCCGACCGCATCGAGAGCTTCGTCACCGACATTCACGCGCGCGACCATCGAATCAAGGCCAAGATCGGCGTCAAGAACGACGGCACCATCACCGCCTTCGAGATCGACGACCTGACCGGCATCGGCCCCTATTCGGTTTATCCGCGCACATCGGGTATCGAGGCGAACCAAGTGGTAAACCTCGTCGGTGGACCCTACAAATGCCCAAACTACCGTGCACAGACGCGTGTCGTCTTCACCAACAAAAACGTCATGTGCCAATACAGGGCCGTCGGCCATCCTGTTGCCGTGGCGGTGACCGAAGGTCTGGTCGAACTCGCGGCCGCCAAGATCGGCATGGATCCCCTGGAACTGCGCCGTCGCAATCTCATTCCAGATGACGCCTATCCAACTCAGTCCGCCTCCGGCCTGAAGTTCGAATTGCTGTCGCATCATGAGGCGCTGGCACATCTCGACAGCATGATGAATTATGCCGGCTTGCGCGCGGAGCAGAAGCGCTTGCGCGCGCAAGGGATCTATCGCGGCATCGGCTTTGCTTCATTCATCGAGGTGACCAACCCTTCCGCCGCGTTCTACGGCGTTGGCGGCGCGCGCATCACCTCGCAGGACGGCGCCACGGTGAAGCTCGATGCGCAGGGCGCGGTCGTGATTCAGTCCGGCGTCACCGAGCAGGGCCAGGGCACCGAGGCCGTGCTCGCGCAGTGCGTCGCTTCGTCGTTTGGCATCGCGATCGACAAAGTGCGCGTGATTATCGGCGATACCGACAATACGCCCTATGGCGGCGGCACGTGGGCCTCGCGCGCCGCCGGCATTGGCGGCGAAGCGGCATGGCAGGCGGGCAAAGCGCTGCGCGACAATGTGCTCGCAGTCGCGGGCGCGATGCTGCAGGCGAAGCCGGGCGATCTCGACATCCGCAATGGTGTCGTCGTCGACAAAGGGACCGGCAATGAACGTCTGCCGCTCGAAGAGTTGGCGCGAGTCGCTTACTTCCGGCCTGACACCCTGCCGGCCGGCGTCCAGGCCGAACTCATGGTAACGCGGCATTATGTGCCGCGCGGCTGGCCGTTCGCCTTCACCAACGGCATCCAGGCGAGCTATCTCGAGGTCGATATCGATACCGGCTTCGTCAAGCTGCTCGACCACTGGTGCGTCGAGGATTGCGGCACCATCATCAATCCGCAGCTCGTCAACGAACAGATCCGCGGCGGTGTCGTGCAGGGCATCGGCGCGGCCCTTTACGAGCAATGTCTTTATGACGAACGCGGCCAGATGCTCAACGGCAACATGGCGGACTATCTCGTGCCGATGGCAACCGAGATGCCCGATATCCAATGCGGCCATGTCGTTTCGCCCACGGCCGATTCCGAACTCGGCGCCAAGGGCGCGGGTGAAGCCGGCACGGCCGGCGCCCCCGCTTGCATCATGAACGCCATCAACGACGCCCTCCGTCCCCTCGCCGCGGAGCCGCTCACGGATATGCCATTCACGCCGGACAAGATTTTGCAGGCGCTCGGGAAGGTATGA
- a CDS encoding SDR family NAD(P)-dependent oxidoreductase — protein MELTRTPSFRLDGRRALVTGAGRGIGLAAASALADAGAHVTLASRTTGEIEQAAEAIRARGQQADILTLDVRDIDAVKQAIAARAPFDILVNNAGTNKPAPFVDVKVEDFDFVFSLNVRAAYFVAQAVARKLVEAGKPGAIINMSSQMGHVGGPTRTVYCATKHAMEGFTKAMAIDLAPHKIRVNSIAPTFIETPMTRPFFQNQAFREDTLKRIKLGRLGQLEDLTGAIVFLASDAAALMTGASLVVDGGWTAE, from the coding sequence ATGGAGCTGACCCGCACGCCCTCCTTCCGCCTCGACGGCCGCCGGGCTCTGGTGACCGGCGCCGGCCGCGGCATTGGACTCGCCGCCGCGAGCGCTTTGGCCGACGCCGGCGCGCATGTCACGCTCGCCTCACGCACGACCGGAGAAATCGAGCAAGCGGCCGAGGCGATCCGTGCGCGCGGGCAACAGGCCGACATATTGACGCTCGACGTGCGCGACATCGACGCCGTGAAGCAGGCGATCGCCGCGCGGGCGCCATTCGATATCCTCGTCAACAATGCCGGCACCAACAAGCCGGCGCCGTTCGTCGACGTGAAGGTCGAGGATTTCGATTTCGTATTCTCGCTCAATGTGCGCGCCGCCTATTTCGTCGCGCAGGCGGTGGCGCGTAAGCTCGTCGAAGCGGGCAAGCCCGGCGCAATCATCAATATGTCGTCGCAGATGGGACACGTGGGTGGACCGACGCGCACCGTGTACTGCGCCACCAAGCATGCGATGGAAGGCTTCACCAAAGCGATGGCGATCGACCTCGCGCCGCATAAGATCCGCGTCAACAGCATCGCCCCGACCTTCATCGAGACGCCGATGACCCGGCCATTCTTCCAGAACCAGGCTTTCCGCGAGGACACGCTCAAGCGCATCAAGCTCGGCCGCCTTGGCCAGCTCGAGGACCTGACCGGCGCCATCGTGTTCCTGGCGAGCGATGCCGCCGCGTTGATGACGGGAGCATCGCTGGTCGTGGATGGCGGCTGGACAGCGGAGTAG
- a CDS encoding NAD(P)-dependent oxidoreductase — translation MKSIFIDCNDQLAPVWAKVIRPDDPAITVHHTDRVGDELPQVIGDNEIALDDHSYMPTSLVAQCPRLKHIVFLGTGAASYMNIAELKERGIAVHTIKGYGDTAVAEHTIALMFAAARDVARMDRDVRAGAWTPREGMQLLGKTLGVIGIGGIGGEVVRMAKGLGMNVIAYNRTPRADTPCPLVDLDTLLAESDVVSLNLVLNDETRGFLSHERIARMKPGALLVNTARGALVDEQALIDALKSGDIRHAGLDVFHNEPLKADHPLAQLPNVTLTAHAAFRTAEASMTLLRRAIDIVKTIGT, via the coding sequence ATGAAATCCATTTTCATCGATTGTAACGATCAGCTTGCGCCTGTTTGGGCCAAGGTCATCCGCCCCGACGATCCGGCGATCACCGTCCACCACACCGACCGCGTGGGCGACGAGTTGCCCCAGGTGATCGGCGACAACGAAATCGCGCTCGACGATCACTCTTATATGCCGACCTCCTTGGTCGCGCAGTGCCCGCGCCTCAAGCATATCGTCTTTCTCGGCACGGGCGCGGCGAGCTACATGAACATTGCCGAGCTGAAAGAGCGCGGCATAGCCGTCCACACGATCAAGGGCTATGGCGACACGGCGGTGGCCGAACACACCATCGCCCTGATGTTCGCCGCGGCCCGCGATGTGGCGCGCATGGACCGCGACGTGCGCGCGGGCGCCTGGACACCGCGCGAGGGCATGCAGCTTCTCGGCAAGACGCTCGGTGTCATCGGTATCGGCGGCATCGGCGGCGAGGTCGTGCGCATGGCCAAAGGCCTTGGCATGAACGTGATCGCCTACAACCGCACGCCACGCGCGGACACGCCCTGCCCGCTGGTCGATCTCGACACGCTGCTGGCAGAGTCCGACGTGGTCTCGCTCAATCTCGTGCTCAACGACGAGACGCGCGGCTTCCTCTCGCACGAGCGCATCGCGCGCATGAAGCCCGGCGCGCTTCTGGTCAACACCGCCCGCGGCGCGCTGGTCGACGAGCAGGCGCTGATCGACGCGCTCAAGAGCGGCGACATCCGCCATGCCGGCCTCGATGTTTTCCACAACGAGCCGCTCAAGGCGGACCACCCGCTGGCGCAATTGCCCAATGTGACATTGACGGCGCACGCCGCCTTCCGCACCGCCGAGGCCTCGATGACATTGCTGCGGCGGGCCATCGATATCGTGAAAACGATCGGGACCTAG